The Streptomyces hundungensis genome contains the following window.
GGCTGCAACCAGCTCGGCAGCGTGTCGGTCGGCATCATCAGGCCGCCGAGCAGCGTCAGCGTCAGATACGAGACGGTGCCGGCGATCTGCGCGAGCTGCGCCTTGAAGAGGTAGCCGATGCCGATGCCGAGCATCGCGAGCGGGGCGATGCCGACCCAGAGCAGCAGGAAGATCTCCAGCCAGGTTCCGGCCGAGAGCTCCACACCCCGGTAGAACTTGCCGATCAGGCCGATGACGACGATCGGCAGGATGCCGAGGCAGGTGGCGACGGCGCCGCGGGCGATGACGACCTGCACCGGTGAGAGCGGGGTGAGCCGCAACTGGCGCAGCCAGCCGAGCGAGCGGTCCTCGGCGATGCCGGTGCCGTTGGTGATGACCACGCCGAGCGCGCCGAAGGCCGCCGCGCCGACCATCGCCCGCACCAGGGACTCCTGGTCGGGGCCGCCGCCCGCGAGGGTGACGTACAGGCCGACCGGCATGATGAGGCTCATCATGAGGTAGCCGCCGTTGCGGACGAGCCGCAGGATTTCGAGGCGGATGTAACCGAGCATCAGCTGGTCCGTCCTTCCGGAGCGGGCGCGTGGCGCGACTGGTGGGTGAGCGCGATGAAGGCCTCTTCCAGGCCCACGCCCGACACCTCCAGATCGCTGAAGGCATCCGCGCGCGACAGCGCGTGCACCGTCGAGTCGGAGTCGCTGGTGCGCAGGTGGACGCGGCCGCCGCGGTACTCCACGGAGCTGACGCCCGGCAGCACGTCGAAGCCGCTGTGGCCGCCGCGCGGCACGAAGCTGACCGTGCGGCCCTCGATCATCGACTTGATCTGCGAGGTGGTGCCGTCGGCGACCACCCGGCCCGAGGCGATGACGACGACGCGGTCGGCGCTGTTGTCGGCCTCTTCGAGGTAGTGCGTGGAGAACAGCACGGTGTTGCCGCGCTCCGCGTACCGCTGCATCGCGGCCCACAGCTCGCGCCGCGACTCCACGTCGAGGGCGGCGGTCGGCTCGTCGAGGACCACCAGGTCCGGGTCGCCCGCCAGGGCGAGGGCGAAGCGCACCCGCTGGGCCTGGCCGCCCGAGAGCCGGTCCACATTGCGAGTCGCGATCTTGGTGAGCTCGGCCAGTTCCAGGATCTCCTGGAGCGGCAGCGGCTTGCGGTAGGTCTGGCGCACGAAGTCGACCAGCTCGCGCACCGACACCCGGGGAATCATCTTCCCCTCCTGGAGCATGGCGCCCAAGTGCCCGGCGCGCATGGCCAGTTCGGGCTTCTTGCCGAAGACCTCGATGTGGCCCTGGTCCGGCGGGAACAGGCCGAGGAGCATGTTGATGGTGGTGGACTTGCCGGCACCGTTGGGGCCGAGGAGCGCGACCGTCTCACCTCGGTGGATCGTCAGATCGATCCCGTCGACGGCGCGGACACCGCCGTACTCCTTGACGACATCCTTGAAGACGACCGCGGGAGGGCCGTGCTGTTCTGCCATGGGGGGTGGCACCTGTTCCCTTTCCTGTGTGAGTGGACGCATGTCAGATCAGCCCTTCCAAGGTGTGGACCAGTTCCGTGGGGCCTGGCAGGCATTCGATCTCCGCGCGTACGTCGTGCGCGGCCTTGCGGTGGCGCTGGTCCTGGAGGAGGCCTTCGAGGGCCTCGCGGACCAGCCGGGGGTCGTGCTGCTCGGCCTCGGTGGCGAGGCTGATGCCGGATCCGGACTCCTGGACGAGCCGGCCGGTGGTCTGGAGGAACGGCTTGTCACCGGGCAGCACCAACTGCGGGACCGCCGAGGCGAAGGACGTCATGCTGGTGCCGCTGCCGCCGTGGTGGACGGCGAGGGCCGTGTGGCGCATCACCGGTCCGATCGGGAAGCGGTCGACGACCTTCACCGAGGACGGGATGCCGGCGAGCGCCGGGTGGTACTGGGCGTCGATCGGGAACAGCACGTCCAGGCCCTGCTCGACGCAGGCGTCCAGGACGTGACGGAAGCCCAGCGGCAGCTCGCCCGTCTCGGCGAGCACCCGGCCGTGCCACATGCCCAGGCAGAGCAGGGCCCGGGGCCGCTCCGGCCGCTGGACCGCCCAGTCGGGCAGTTCGGCGGTGCCGCAGTACGGCACATAGCGCGAGAGCAGGCCCGGGGTGTTGTCGCCCTCGGGGAGCAGGGAGGCAGGGCTCGGGTCGATGATCAGCGCCGGGTCGGGGAAGCCGTCGGCCCCGAACTCGACGCACAGCTCGTGGAGTTGGAGCTTCGCCCGGCGCAGCAGCGGGCTGGTGAAGTCGTCCGGACCCCAGCGGTGGATGATGCCCGGCACCCCGAGGGCGCCGGCGACGACGAGCCCGCCGAACTCCACCGGGTCGGTCACCACCAGGTCGGCCTCCCAGGACCGGCCGAGCGCGACCAGCTCGTCGATGTAGCCGCCGAGCCGGGTGCGCCAGCGCTCGCCGACCGCGTCCCACTCGGAGTCCGCCCGCTGGTCCATGCCGGCCCGGTCGGGCATCGCCACGGCGCCGGGCCGGGTCAGCCGCTGGCGGGTCTCGCCGCCGCCGACCAGCCGGGTGTCGAGGCCGGCGGCCGCCGCGAACGTCACCAGCTCGGCGTCGCCCGCCACCAGGACCTGATGGCCGGCGGCGCGCAGCGCCCAGGTCAACGGCACCATCGGCACGAGGTGGCTGGGTACCAGAGCGGTCACCAGGACGCGCATGTCTCCTCCTGAGCGGTCGCGGCCACAAGGGCTTCGAGATCGGTGACCAACTGCTCCACCGGGGGGCAGGCAAGGACCGAGCGGCGCACGGCGGCCGCGCGCAGCCGGAAGGAGGGCTCGCTGAGCAGCCGCTCCAGGGCTTCGGTGACCGTCTCGGCCGTCACCGAGCAGGCCGGAAGATTGATGCCGCTGCCGACGTCGGCGACGTGCTCGGCCGAGTTGGGCTGGTCGTCGTACATGGGCGTGACGAGCATCGGCGTACCGCTGCGCAGGCCCTCGCGGATGCTGCTGTGGCCGCCGTGCGTGATGAACACGTCGGCCGCCTCCAGGAGCACGTCCTGCGGAACCCACTCGGTGATCAGCCGGACGTGCGCGGGCACGGTGCCGAAGTCCTCGGGGTCGCGGCCCACGCCGATCGAGACCAGCGCGGTGCAGTCGAGTCCGCAGACCGCCTCGATCACGTCGTTCAGGACCTCGTCGGACATCCACGGCATGGACGGCGCCATGGTGCCGATCGAGGCGTACACCACCGGCTTGTCGTCGGGCAGTTCGGCGAGCCAGGGCAGCGAGCCGTCGTCGCTGCGGTAGGGCGCCGTCTGGCGGTAGTGGCGCAGGGTGCGCGGATCCAGGTCGTCGCCGGTGCACTCGGCAGGGAGCCAGCTGATGAGCCCGTGCCGGTAGGCGCAGTTGACCTCGTCCGTCCCGGGCAGGCCGAACTCGGCGCGCAGCGCGTTGAGCGGTGCGTGGGTGACCGCGGGCGGCAGCAGATGCGTCGAGCCGCCGGCCACCGCGACGTGCGGGATGCCCAGCTTCTCCGCGGCGAGCAGGCCGCCCATCTCCTCGCCCTCGCGGACGATCAGATCGGGGTGCCAGTCGGCGGCTATCCCCAGCAGGTCGCGGGCCGCGGCCAGGGCGGGCGGCCCCAGCACACACCGCACCAGACCGTCCTCGTACGCTTCCTGGTCGCCGCGGAACAGCGGAAGGGCCATCGCCTCCACGCAGAACGGGTCCTTGGACCAGTCGAACCCCGCCGGGAAGAACGGGAGCCCGTACCTCACGCTCTCCTCGCGCATGGACTCGTCGTCGGCCACGGCGACGGTGTGCCCGGCCCGGACGGCTGCCTGGGCCAGGGGGATCAGCAGACGCAGATGCGACTTGCCCGCATGGGCGGTGAACAGGATGCGCACGGCGGGTCTCCGATTGGGGGGTGGGAGCGGCCCGGTGCGGGTCGCCCGTCAGTCATGCCGTGAAGCGTGACGAGCCCCACTCGAATCGGACTCGAGCCGCCCTTGGCCGCGCTTTCCCCTGCCGCACTCAAGTCCGATTCGAGAGGCGGTGGCGACCTTGGGCGCATGCCGTATGCCCGAAGGATTCGACCGAACCGCCGAACAGGGGAGTAGCTGGATGCGTTGGAACGAGATCTATGTCGCCTCGCTCGGCAGCTGGCTGCCCGAGCCCGTCCCGGTGGCCGAGGCCGTCGCGGCCGGGGAGTGCGGCCAGGAGTGGATCGACGACTTCGGGTACGAGTCCGTGCGGATCGCCCGCGAGAGCGAGGAGGAGGGCTGGACCGCGCCGCCGGACATGGCCGTCGCGGCCGGCCGCACCGCACACGAGCGCTCCGGCCTGAACAAGTCCGCGTACTCGCTGCTCCTGCACGGCAGCACCTGGTTCCAGGGCCTCGACATCTGGCCGGCCGCGTCCTACATCGCCAAGCGGACCGTCGGCGCCACCGTGCCGGGACTCGATGTGCAGCAGCGCTGCAACATCGGCATCAGCGGGCTCGACCTGGCCGCCGCCCACCTCACGGCCGGCTACGGCAAGGGCAGCGCGGTCATGCTCACCACCGCCGACCGCTTCGGCGGCCCCGGCGCCGACCGCTGGCAGCTGCGGCACGGCAACGCCTACGCCGATGGCGCCACCGCCACCATCCTGTCCACCGAGGGCGGCTTCGCCCGGCTGGTGGCCACCGCGACCGTCGCCGACAACTCCCTGGAGCCGATGGCCCGGGGCGACGAGGAGTTCGGCCCCGTCTCACGCGCCGCCGAGCGCCAGATCGACCTCACCGCACGCGGCGACGCCCACAAGGCCGTCAGCGACGAGACGATGACCAACATCCGGTTCGGCAAGGTGATGCAGGAGGCCAAACAGGCCGTCCTGGACGACGCCGGGATCGAGATCGACGACATCGCGTACGTCATCATCCCCTCCACCGGACGCATCAAGGGCCCCTTCCAGATCCACCACCTCCTCGGTGTGGACGAGTCGGAGACCACCTGGGAGTTCGCCCGCCGCAGCGGCCACATCGGCGCCGGCGACTGGGCCGCCGGGCTCGAAAACCTGCTGCTCACCGGCGCGTTGAAGGTCGGCGACCACGTGATGCTCTACGGCGGCGGAGCCGGCTACACCATCACCACCGCCGTGCTGGAAATCCTGGAGATCCCGGCCTGGGCCACCACCGTCGCGGCCTGAACGAGCCGCCCGTCACAAGGAGTTGGCACATCTCATGGAGATAGTCGGCAGGGGCTTCCTGGCCGGACACCTGGCAGGAATCGCCGATCACCACCGGGACGTGGTGGCGCTGGCCGCCGGGGTCTCGGCCGCCGGCGACATCCCGCCGGAGCAGTACACCCGGGAGTCCAAGCGCCTGTACGAGGTGCTGCGGCACTGCGAGAAGACCGGCAAACGCCTGGTGTTCTTCTCCACCGCGTCCGCCGGGATGTACTCGGTGCCCGACGCCTCGCCCGGTCGCGAGGACGGCCCGGTCTACCCCGCGACCCCCTACGGCCGCCACAAGCTGTCCCTCGAAGCGGTCGTCAAGTCCTCGGACGTCGAGTACCTGATCCTGCGCCTGTCGCACGTCGTCGGCTTCCACCAGCCCGCCCACCAGCTCCTGCCCGCCCTGGTGCGGCAGTTGGTCGACGGACGGATCCAGGTCTACCGCGGCGCGCAGCGCGACCTGATCGACGTCGAGGACGTCATCAAGATCGTGCACACGCTGCTCGTGGACGGCCGCACCCGCGACGTGGTCAACGTCGCCTCGGGCCACGCCCCGCGCATCGAGGACATCGTCACGCACATGGAGCACCTGCTCGACACCCGTGCCGAGAAGTCCTATGTGGAGGCCTCCGGCGCGCAGCCCGTCTCCATCGACAAGCTCTGCCGTCTCGTGCCGCCGGTGTACGGGCTCGGCTTCGGACCCGACTACTACCGCGGCGTCCTCGACAAGTACGTCCACGCCTATGCGCACCAACCGGTCACCGCGTAACCCACCCAATTCCCAGCAGCGGAAGGTACATCCCATGAGCGAGAACAGCCCCGTCGTCGCGGTCGCCCACTTCGTCCTCAAGGAGAAGCACAAGGCGAAGGGCGCCGAGTTCGAGAAGGCCTACCTCAAGTACAAGGACGCCGTCGCCGCCAAGGACGGGCTGCTGCGCACCGCGCTGCTGCGCGGCATCAAGGAGCCCGACAACTTCGTCATCCTCACCTGGTGGCGGGATGCCGACGCGCACCGCACCGTCGTCGGCGACTGGCAGTTCTTCACCGCCGTCTCCAGCCGCTTCGTCTACCTCGCCTCCATCACCAGCGTGCACGGCCCGGTCCTGGCCGGCCAGAGCGCGGCCGACGGGCTCGGCGAGCTCGCGGTGCCGTCCGCGGACGCGGCGGTCGCCCTGACCACCTTCACCCTGCGCGAGGGCGCCGACCAGCAGGCCTTCGAGGGCTCCTTCCTCGGCCACCTCTCCTTCGTCAAGGGCCACGAGGGCTTCCTCGGCCACCAGCTGGTGCACTCCAACCGGGAGACCGGCGCGTACGTCAACATCGGCTGGTGGAGCGGCCCCCAGGCCTATCTGCCGGTGCTGCGCAGCCCCGAGATGGCCGCCGACGCCCAGACCATGGCGGTGCACGCCGAGGTCAAGGGCGGCCTGTACACGGCGGTCGTCGACTCGGCCCGCACCGAGGTCGCCGTCTGAACCACCGCACACCGAAGGCGGGCCGGGTCCTGAGGGACCCGGCCCGCCTTTCGCGTGCGGTGGTTCAGCGAACGGTGAAGAGCTCGTCGGCCACCTCGATCGCCGGGTTGCCGAACGCGATGGTGCGCAGCACCTTGCGGTAGATCGGGGTGTGCTTGACGACGGCCGCCAGCTTCGGGCGCACCCGCGTCGCGAAGGTACCGGTCGACAGCATCGCCTTGGACTGCATGCCCTGGAGCCGCATCATCGTGGCGATGTCCGGCGCCCGGCGCTCCTCGAACCGGGACAGGAACGCGGCGCTCGCATCCCCGCGGCCGACCGCCTCGACCAGCAGCGGATGCAGCACGACCGCGTCCTGCACCGACAAGTTGATGCCCTGCGCGCCGATCGGGCTGTGGGTGTGCGCGGCGTCGCCCATCAGGACGAGCCCGTCGGCGGCCCAGCGCTCGGCCCGCCCGGAGAACACGTCGAGCAGGCTGAGGTCGCGCAGCGAGGTGATCTGCTCGTCGATCAGATCCGCGTACTCGGGCACCGCCTTGGCCAGCTCCGCCTTGACATGGCCGAGGCCCTCGGAGACGACGTGCCGGTAGCCGCCGTGCGGCAGCGTCCAGCCGACCTGGATGCGGTCGGGCCAGGACCCGTAGGCGAGGACCGGGCTGGTGCCCGCGCTTCTGAACACCCGTACGTCATGGCTGACTTGGGGGGTGCGGCTGGTCAGCTTGAACCAGAGCACGTCCTGGTCGAAGGCCTCGCTGCGACCCGCCTCGATCCCGGCGAGCCGGCGCACCTTGGAGAACCGGCCGTCGGCGCCGACCACGACCGTGCTGTGGAAGACATGCCCGTCGGCGGCGGCCCCGGTGATCCGGCCCCGTTCGTCCCGCACGAGTGCGTTGACCCGGCAGCCGTCCACGTACTCGAAGTCGGCGAACTCCGCGCAGTGCGCCAGGAGTTCGGCCAGGAGATGAGACTGCGGAATGGACAGCAGGTGGTCGTAGGGCGCCGGCAGCGCCCGGTAGTCGATGTCGAGCAGGACCCGGTCCTGCTCCACCAGACGGAACCGGTCGTGCTCGTGGCAGCCGCGCGCGCGGGCCCCGGCGAGCACCCCGAGCCGGTCCAGGACCGTCATCGCGCCCGGCTGGAGGATCTCACCGCGGAACTCCCGCTGGTGCGAGCGCGAACGCTCCACCACGCTCACCCGCAGCCCGGACTTGAGCAGCAGCAGGGCGAGGGTCAGACCGGCGGGGCCCGCCCCGACGACGCACACGTCACTGCGGTGCTCCTCGTCGGCGCGGGCCCCGGCGCGGACCTCCTCGGCGGCCGCGGTCATCGCTGCCCGGCCAGCGCGAGCGCCGCACGCACATCGGCGGTCGCGCGTTCCAGCACCCGGTCGCGGCCGGTGGACGCGACCGCCAGCACATCCGCTCTCACCAGGACCCCACCATCGGGCGCCGCCGCGAGACGCCAGCGGCGCCGGTAGAGCTCGGCCGGCTCGGGCGCGGTGAGCGGCTTCTGTACGAGGGTGTGGCCGCCGTGCTCGATCTGCACGCTGCGCACGCCGTCCTGGGTGCCGAACCAGGCGCTCTCCTCGCCCTCGCGCGCGGGCAGCGCGGCAAGGAGCCGGGCGTGCGCCTCGGCCACCGAACCGGCCACCACCACGCTGTCCTCGACCCGGATCACGTCCGAGGTCAGCGAACGGGGCTGCTCCGTCTTGGACTTGAGGGTGCTCATCTGGAGCCCGCCGTGCCGGTCGAGCTCGCCCGCGGTCTCCTGCGGATCGGCGTCGGTGGTGAACCAGTGCCCGGACACCACCCGGCAGCCGCCGTCGGGCCGGGGCAGGAAGTCCCAGGTGCCGCCGAGCTCCTTGATCGGGCCCACCGAGCCCTGCTGGGTGAAGTCCATGCGCAGCGCCACCGGGTCCAGGGTCCGCCGCGAGGTCCAGACGCGCAGACCGCCCTCGGGGCCCGGGCGGACCGCCCAGAACTTCACCTCGTCGTCCTGCCCCCGCTGGGTCAGGACCTCGGTGTACGCGATCCAGGGGTAGAGCAGCGGCCAGTCGGCCACCTCGGTCAGCGCCCGGTAGACGGTGTCCGCCGGGGCGTCGATCTCGATCCCGGCGCGCGTCCGGTGGATCTCCCTGTCGGTCGTGGAAGTGCTCACAGCAGAACCTCTCAGAGGGTGGCGGGGGAGGGGGCGGCGGCCTTGGCGCGCAGCATGCGGCTCAGGGTCAGCGCGGGGTCGGTGATGACGACCGGACCGAGGGCCGCGTCCACGCGGAGCAGCAGCTCGGGGTCGAGGACCGCCTCGGTGGCCGCCAGGTTGCGGGCGATCTGCTCGGGCGCCGAGGCGCCGATGACGGCCGTGGCGACCTGCGCGTTGCGCAGCACCCAGGCCAGCGCGAGCTGGGCCGTCGTCAGACCGGTCTCCTCGGCCAGCTCGCCGACGCGGGCGACGGCCGTAAGGACCTCGTCCGACAGGAAGCGGTAGCGCTGGATCGAGACGTCACCGCCCTTGGCGGCCACCGCCCGCGACCCGGCGGGCGCCTGAAGGCCCGGCTTGTACTTTCCGGTCAGTACGCCCCCGGCCAGCGGCGACCACACCATCTGCCCGATGCCCAGCGGCGCGCAGGCCGGCATGACCTCGGCCTCGATGACCCGCCACAGCATCGAGTACTGCGGCTGGTTGGAGACCAGGGAGATGCCCAGCTCACGGGCGAGGGCGGCGGCCCGCTCGATCTCGTCGGCGGCCCACTCCGAGACGCCGACATGGCGGATCTTGCCGGCGGCGACGGCGTCCGCGAAGGCGCCCATCGTCTCTTCGAGCGGCGTCGAGTCGTCGTACAGATGCGCCTGGTACAGGTCGATGTGGCCGGTGCCGAGCCGGCGCAGCGAGGCGTCGAGGGAGGCGGCGATCCGGGTGCGCGACAGCGCGCCGGGGCCGGGCCCGCCGCCCCTGCCGACCTTGGTGCAGATCACGACGGTGTCCCGGTCGACGCCCGCGAGGGCCCGGCCGAGGTGCTCCTCGGCCCGGCCCTCGGCATACGCGTCCGCGGTGTCGAACGTGGTGATGCCCGCGTCCAGGGCGGCCCGCACACAGGCGGCGGCGGTGTGGTCGTCCAACTGGTTGCCCGCGGTCAGCGAGTTGCCGAACGCGACCCGGCTGACCACCGGCCCCGAGACGCCGAGACGGCGGTACTCCATGGTGAATCCCTTCTGTTTCCGGTCGGCTCCCGCCCTCGGGCCCTCAGGCCCCGGCGGGCGCCAACTCGGCGCGGTCGCCCGCGACATGGGTGGCGGGCACGGTGCGCACCTCGGCGAGGGCGGCGAGCGCCGCGTACTGCGGAAGGCCGGTCGCCGCGAGCGCGGCCTCCGCGTCGCGCCAGCGGCTCAGCGCGGTGAACCCGCCGGGCCGGGCGAAGAGCGACTTGGCGAGGTCGGCGGCGATGAAACCGTCGAGCTCCGCGGCGGCCCGCGCATGGGCCTGGTAGGCGCCGACGAAGGCCTCGGTGGCGTCGCCCTCGACGGTGAAGGAGTCCACGAACAGCACATCATCGGGCTCGCCCGGGGCGCCGTCGAAGCGGGCGATCCCCATCGAGGGGTCCGCCTCCACGGCGACGATCCTGTGGAACTCCTCGGCGTGGCTCTGAAACGTGGCGCTCGCCAGCACCCGCTGGAAGTCCTCGGGCCGCTCCCACCAGCCGAGGTTGACATACACCTCGGGACGGTCAACCGAGCGGACCGCCTGGTGGGCGACGAAGCCGGGCTGTGCGCGCATCCACTCCACATGGGCGAGGAAGCGTGCCTCGAACTCCTCGGCGCCGCCCGGGTCGAGCAGGGTGAACGTGTTGATGACGGTGAAGGACATGCGGTGCCTCTCCGGCTCAGCCCGCGACGGGCAGACGACTGGTCAACTGCGCGGCCAAAACCCAGCGTTGGATCTTTCCGTTGCCCGAACGCGGGATCGCGTCGAGCGTCATGGCGTCCGCTACGTGCTGGTAGTACGGCAGGGCGTCATTGGCGCGCGCCACGACGTCCGCGAGGGCGTCGGTGTGGCCGCTCGCCAGCACCACCAGGGCGCCCGCGACCGCGCCGTGCTCGGCATCGGCGAGCTCGACCACGACGACATCGGCGACCCGCTCGTCCTGGCGCAGCACGCGCTCCACGTCCGAGGGGGCGACCAGGAAGTTGTCGCACTTGAAGACGTCCTTGAGACGGTCCACCAGGAACAGGCGGCCGTCCTCGTCGATCCGGCCGACATCGCCGGTGTTCAGCCAGCCGCCCGGTTCCAGGCCGGTGCCGTCGGGTCCGCCGGCGTAGCCCTGCATCACCTGCGGGCCGCGCAGCTGCACCTCGCCGACACCGCCCGGCGCGAGCACCGCGCGCGAGTCGAGGTGGACGACCCGGCACTCGGTCCCGGCGACCGGGGTGCCGACCGAGCCGTGCACCGGCCGGTCGGGATCGTCGCTGTGGGTCAGCGGGGAGGTCTCGGCGAGCCCGTACCCCTGGAAGACCGGCACGCCGAACCGCTTGGAGAGCCGGCGCGCGGCCGGCACCGGAAGGCCCGAGCCGCCCGAGGCGATCCGCTTGACCGAGGTCATCGACACCGAGTCCAGATCCGGGTCGGCCGCGAGGCGCGCAAGGCGCACGGGCAGGCTGTACAGGATGGTGGCCCGGTGCCGGTTGGCGGTCATCAAGGCGGCGTACGGCTCGGGCGAGGCGCACAGCACCTGCGTGGCGCCGGCCGCGATCGCCGAGTTGAGATGCATCGGGTGGTAGGTCGGCAGATGGTTGAGGCTGACCGTGTGCCCGTCCAGGCGGTGTGCCTGGGCGATCTGCGCCGCGTTCACCGTCACATTGCGGTGGCTGAGCCGAACCGCCTTGGGACGCCCGGTGGTTCCGCTGGTGAACTGGAGCGCCGCGGTGTCCTGGGGCCCCTTGCCGTGGGCGGTGAGCGGCGCGTCGGTGGCGAGCAGGTCGAGGCCGTCCGTGCCGGCGCCGATCAGTACGACGTCGCGCAGCGCGGGCAGCCGGTCGCGGACCTTCTCCAGACGCGCGTTCAGGGCCGGGTCGAGCAGGACCACCCGGGCCCCGCCGAGACCGAGCACATGCAGCAGATCGTCCTCGCGCAGCAGCGGATTGACCACGGCGACGGTGTGCCCGGCCCGCACCGCCGCGTAGTACGCGACCGCCACGTCCGGGTGCAGCACGGTACCGACCGCCACCACCGACGGCTCGGGCGCCAGCGCCTGGAGCCCGGCGGCCACGGCCGTCACGCGCGCGTCGAAGGTGGCGTAGTCCATCGTGAAGTCGTCGGTGACGACGGCGGGCCGCGCGGGGTGCGCGGCGGCGGCCCGGGAGAGCAGCTGATCCAGCCGGTCCGGCACCTCGGGCAGCGTGTCAGCCACGGAGCGCCTCCGCGTAAGTGCGGGCCAGTTTCAGGGTGTTGGTGGAGTTGGTGGAGAGCGCGCGGTGCACATAGGCGCGGGCGTCGGCGACGGTCTTGCCCTCGCCCAGGTACTTCTCGATGGTGTCGGTGCGCAGCGCGACCGAGTGCCGGGAGGTGACGTCGACGCCGCCCTCGACCTCGACGATCGTCCAGCGGCCGGTGTGCGCGGTCATCAGACCCGGCACGGTGGTCTGCTTGTAGACGATGCGGTCCGGCGCGAACACGACCCGGATCGACTCGGTGGTGTGCACCGAACCGTCGGCCGTGCTGGTGTCCATCGCCATGACCTGCACACCGGGCTCGTCCTCGGTCAGATCGAGCCGCGCCACGTGCGGCAGCCGCTCGGGCCACAGGTCGGCCCGGTTCAGGAAGTCGAACACGTCGGCAGCGTCGGCCTTCATGTGCACGGTGTCGTCGAAGGTGAAGACCAGCTCGTCCAACTGGGCGTG
Protein-coding sequences here:
- a CDS encoding aldo/keto reductase, whose product is MEYRRLGVSGPVVSRVAFGNSLTAGNQLDDHTAAACVRAALDAGITTFDTADAYAEGRAEEHLGRALAGVDRDTVVICTKVGRGGGPGPGALSRTRIAASLDASLRRLGTGHIDLYQAHLYDDSTPLEETMGAFADAVAAGKIRHVGVSEWAADEIERAAALARELGISLVSNQPQYSMLWRVIEAEVMPACAPLGIGQMVWSPLAGGVLTGKYKPGLQAPAGSRAVAAKGGDVSIQRYRFLSDEVLTAVARVGELAEETGLTTAQLALAWVLRNAQVATAVIGASAPEQIARNLAATEAVLDPELLLRVDAALGPVVITDPALTLSRMLRAKAAAPSPATL
- a CDS encoding aromatase/cyclase, with the protein product MSVTGTKHHTLHSVAVAAPAEVVYGIVADVTKWPLYFGPNVHVEHLEQDDRAERIHIWATANGAVKNWVSRRTFDPERLRIDFRQEVSTPPVAGMGGAWVVSPVDGETSLLELHHDFEALDDAPDSVAWINEAVDRNSAAELNNIKELAERHAQLDELVFTFDDTVHMKADAADVFDFLNRADLWPERLPHVARLDLTEDEPGVQVMAMDTSTADGSVHTTESIRVVFAPDRIVYKQTTVPGLMTAHTGRWTIVEVEGGVDVTSRHSVALRTDTIEKYLGEGKTVADARAYVHRALSTNSTNTLKLARTYAEALRG
- a CDS encoding class I adenylate-forming enzyme family protein, whose protein sequence is MADTLPEVPDRLDQLLSRAAAAHPARPAVVTDDFTMDYATFDARVTAVAAGLQALAPEPSVVAVGTVLHPDVAVAYYAAVRAGHTVAVVNPLLREDDLLHVLGLGGARVVLLDPALNARLEKVRDRLPALRDVVLIGAGTDGLDLLATDAPLTAHGKGPQDTAALQFTSGTTGRPKAVRLSHRNVTVNAAQIAQAHRLDGHTVSLNHLPTYHPMHLNSAIAAGATQVLCASPEPYAALMTANRHRATILYSLPVRLARLAADPDLDSVSMTSVKRIASGGSGLPVPAARRLSKRFGVPVFQGYGLAETSPLTHSDDPDRPVHGSVGTPVAGTECRVVHLDSRAVLAPGGVGEVQLRGPQVMQGYAGGPDGTGLEPGGWLNTGDVGRIDEDGRLFLVDRLKDVFKCDNFLVAPSDVERVLRQDERVADVVVVELADAEHGAVAGALVVLASGHTDALADVVARANDALPYYQHVADAMTLDAIPRSGNGKIQRWVLAAQLTSRLPVAG
- a CDS encoding antibiotic biosynthesis monooxygenase family protein yields the protein MSFTVINTFTLLDPGGAEEFEARFLAHVEWMRAQPGFVAHQAVRSVDRPEVYVNLGWWERPEDFQRVLASATFQSHAEEFHRIVAVEADPSMGIARFDGAPGEPDDVLFVDSFTVEGDATEAFVGAYQAHARAAAELDGFIAADLAKSLFARPGGFTALSRWRDAEAALAATGLPQYAALAALAEVRTVPATHVAGDRAELAPAGA